One Vibrio pomeroyi genomic region harbors:
- a CDS encoding MFS transporter, with product MPLALLALTLSAFAIGTTEFVIVGLIPTMASDLNVSLPSAGLLVSLYALGVAIGAPVLTALTGKWNRKLVLLTVMSLFVVGNLLAWQAPGYNTLIAARILTGLAHGVFFSIGSTIATGLVSKDKAASAIAIMFTGLTVALVTGVPLGTYIGQTFGWQATFLIVALLGLIALIGSAILVPSNLKQPPAAKISAQLKVLTQPRLLLVYAITALGYGGTFTAFTFLAPILENVSGFDSSSISLIMLVYGVSVAVGNIWGGKMADKMGPIKALTVIFSGLAAILVVFNFTAVNPYASVATILVWGAFAFGNVPGLQVYVVKLAEKYTPDAVDVASGLNIAAFNVGIALGSWGGGLIVAESGLMNTPWVGAVIVLIALGLTRFSGALDKKGQRIDASIIQNV from the coding sequence ATGCCCTTAGCATTACTCGCATTGACGCTCAGCGCCTTTGCCATCGGAACCACAGAATTTGTCATTGTAGGCTTGATTCCTACCATGGCGAGCGACCTGAATGTATCACTGCCATCAGCTGGACTCTTAGTGAGTTTGTATGCGTTGGGCGTAGCGATTGGCGCGCCAGTACTCACCGCGTTAACGGGAAAATGGAACCGAAAATTGGTGCTGTTAACCGTGATGTCTTTATTTGTTGTCGGTAACTTACTGGCGTGGCAGGCTCCAGGCTATAACACGCTGATCGCGGCACGTATTCTTACAGGCCTTGCTCACGGTGTGTTCTTCTCGATTGGGTCAACTATCGCAACAGGATTGGTCTCTAAAGACAAAGCAGCAAGTGCTATCGCAATTATGTTTACTGGTTTAACCGTCGCATTAGTAACGGGCGTACCGCTTGGTACTTACATCGGCCAAACATTTGGCTGGCAAGCAACTTTCTTGATCGTTGCATTGCTTGGTCTTATCGCTCTGATTGGCAGCGCTATTTTAGTTCCGAGTAACCTTAAACAACCACCAGCCGCTAAGATTTCGGCACAGTTAAAGGTACTGACTCAGCCTCGCTTATTGCTGGTTTACGCCATCACAGCGCTTGGTTACGGCGGCACATTCACAGCCTTTACCTTCCTTGCTCCAATACTTGAAAACGTATCAGGGTTTGATTCAAGCTCTATCAGCTTAATCATGTTGGTTTACGGAGTTTCCGTCGCGGTAGGTAACATCTGGGGCGGTAAGATGGCCGACAAAATGGGGCCAATTAAAGCGCTGACGGTCATCTTCTCTGGTCTGGCAGCTATATTGGTGGTGTTCAACTTTACCGCAGTTAACCCATACGCATCAGTGGCGACCATTTTGGTTTGGGGTGCATTCGCATTTGGCAACGTACCGGGGCTACAAGTGTATGTTGTTAAACTGGCAGAGAAATACACACCAGACGCAGTAGATGTGGCATCTGGACTCAATATTGCTGCTTTCAACGTCGGTATCGCTTTAGGCTCTTGGGGCGGAGGCTTGATTGTTGCAGAGTCTGGACTAATGAACACCCCTTGGGTCGGCGCTGTGATTGTTTTAATTGCTCTTGGATTAACTCGATTTAGTGGTGCGTTAGATAAGAAAGGACAAAGAATAGACGCTTCTATTATTCAAAACGTTTAA
- a CDS encoding helix-turn-helix transcriptional regulator — protein sequence MSHHLPPPYICLITRDAVLSRVVRDILKFVFPLNHFQTLESFSELDINHRGIVLYDRQTIPMPNKCGLSIVNRQDKWIALNTINCNCYDYLQLGFLGQIETNHFEFLPKAIKSIQEGELWFPRHVMESFIIDLCIDDTQKISVSITEKVTEKFSLTKKERRVFELMLQGFSNIQIARDTNVSINTVKTHAYNVMSKLDVHSRYELFAKAHELTV from the coding sequence ATGTCACACCACCTTCCACCTCCATACATTTGTTTAATTACTAGAGATGCTGTTTTATCTAGAGTTGTAAGAGACATTTTGAAATTCGTTTTTCCATTGAATCATTTTCAAACTCTAGAATCATTTTCTGAACTTGATATCAATCATCGAGGGATTGTCCTATACGATAGGCAAACCATACCTATGCCAAACAAGTGTGGTTTGTCTATCGTCAACAGACAAGATAAGTGGATTGCTCTCAATACAATAAATTGCAATTGCTACGACTATTTACAGCTGGGTTTCTTAGGCCAAATAGAAACGAACCATTTTGAATTTTTACCCAAGGCAATTAAGTCTATCCAAGAAGGTGAATTATGGTTTCCACGGCATGTTATGGAAAGTTTTATAATCGATTTATGTATTGATGACACACAGAAAATATCCGTTTCTATCACGGAAAAAGTCACAGAGAAATTTTCATTAACGAAGAAAGAAAGACGTGTTTTTGAGTTAATGCTACAAGGATTTTCGAACATTCAAATAGCAAGGGACACAAATGTCAGCATAAATACCGTAAAAACTCATGCTTATAATGTCATGTCTAAGTTGGATGTTCACTCTAGATACGAGTTATTTGCAAAAGCACATGAATTAACCGTTTAA
- a CDS encoding phospholipase D family protein, giving the protein MPVLQRISLTLVLAAILGGCSSLPEGIDHPAEPYTSYGPSTLSVLADEYQPQASEQATTAVRLQESGWDALAQRLALVESAEHTIDIQYYIWNSDESGRYLASRLLAAADRGVKVRVMLDDINLNEREGLLSALDAHQNVEIRIFNPTPTRRGFSKWLSFLGDFSRLNRRMHNKSFTVDGTLSVVGGRNIGDEYFDLSDEINFRDRDVLVMGSVVTTIQTSFIEYWDSRWSYPVDMLGDDEQPDLSKIDDITVPQYKNYPELPLNREAADSLLKEALDEMTWVNARFAYDRPVPVDSDNTDEPKATAVLLGQLASESKQEILLESAYLVFDDGQLEEWQTLNNEGVEIKALTNSMASNDLVTNHSAYAGRRYDMLEHGIDLFELKPDSKLCEASTQDVSKCAPETAYGLHAKSVVFDRSIASIGSFNFNLRSTYLNTESVLIIENKAIAETLAETIEQAMSEDNSWRLELEDGDVYWYSGDQSWDSEPETGKWERMQSGFLQLLPIEKYL; this is encoded by the coding sequence ATGCCTGTGCTCCAACGCATCAGTTTAACCTTAGTTTTGGCCGCTATTTTGGGCGGCTGTTCTTCATTACCAGAAGGCATCGACCACCCAGCAGAACCGTACACCTCTTATGGACCAAGCACTTTGTCGGTTTTAGCGGATGAATATCAACCACAAGCATCAGAACAGGCAACTACCGCCGTTCGTTTACAAGAATCCGGCTGGGATGCACTAGCACAGCGTTTGGCGTTGGTTGAAAGTGCAGAACACACCATCGATATTCAATACTATATTTGGAACTCTGACGAATCGGGCAGATACCTAGCCAGCCGTTTGTTAGCCGCAGCTGATCGTGGTGTTAAGGTGCGAGTCATGCTCGACGATATCAACCTTAACGAGCGTGAAGGCCTATTATCGGCACTGGATGCACACCAGAACGTCGAGATTCGAATCTTCAACCCAACACCAACACGCCGTGGTTTCAGTAAGTGGTTGAGCTTCCTTGGCGATTTTTCTCGCCTAAACCGCCGTATGCACAACAAGTCGTTTACCGTAGATGGCACCTTGTCAGTGGTGGGAGGACGTAATATTGGTGATGAATATTTCGACCTTTCTGACGAGATCAACTTCCGAGATCGTGATGTATTGGTGATGGGCTCAGTTGTTACCACGATCCAAACCAGCTTTATTGAGTATTGGGACAGCCGTTGGTCTTACCCAGTCGATATGTTGGGTGACGACGAACAACCGGACCTTTCAAAGATTGACGATATCACCGTTCCCCAATACAAAAACTACCCAGAGTTACCATTAAATCGCGAAGCGGCCGATAGCTTGCTGAAAGAGGCGCTTGATGAGATGACTTGGGTGAATGCTCGTTTCGCTTACGATCGCCCTGTGCCTGTCGACTCAGATAATACTGATGAACCTAAAGCAACGGCGGTTCTGTTAGGACAACTCGCAAGCGAATCGAAACAAGAGATCTTGCTTGAGTCGGCTTACTTGGTATTCGATGACGGCCAGTTAGAAGAGTGGCAAACGTTGAATAATGAAGGCGTCGAGATAAAGGCACTGACCAACTCAATGGCCTCGAATGATTTGGTGACCAATCACTCTGCTTACGCGGGTCGACGCTACGACATGTTAGAGCATGGCATCGACTTGTTTGAGTTAAAACCAGATTCCAAGCTGTGTGAAGCGTCTACCCAAGATGTGTCTAAATGTGCACCAGAGACAGCTTATGGCTTGCACGCTAAATCAGTCGTATTTGACCGCAGTATTGCGAGTATTGGTTCATTTAACTTTAATTTGCGCTCAACTTACTTAAATACGGAATCGGTGTTAATTATCGAAAACAAAGCGATTGCTGAAACACTAGCTGAAACCATCGAACAGGCGATGAGCGAAGACAACAGTTGGCGCCTAGAACTTGAAGATGGTGACGTGTATTGGTACTCAGGCGACCAAAGCTGGGACAGCGAACCAGAAACAGGTAAGTGGGAACGTATGCAGTCAGGCTTCTTACAGCTCCTCCCGATTGAGAAGTATCTCTAA
- a CDS encoding LysR substrate-binding domain-containing protein: MLTRSDDLEMVLTVVDAGGFSAAAEVLDVQVAKVSRSVSKVESQLGVSIFNRTTRRVELTEEGRQFVDSVRLGLQMIQSAEEEVVSRGELPKGRLRVDAASPFVFHQLVPLVQSFNEAYPDIELELTSNEGFVDLLEKRTDVAIRIGKLADSTLHARRLGKSLLYMVASPEYLAKRGIPQKADDLSSHLTVGFSDNKVLNQWPLPNHHYIEPNVKASSGETIRQLVLAGNGIACLSGFMVQQDISEGRLVPVLEKVKLNHTDRELVNAVFYKSSSVSKRISAFIDFIQPRLKL; encoded by the coding sequence ATGCTAACGCGATCAGATGATTTGGAAATGGTGTTGACCGTTGTCGATGCTGGTGGTTTTTCAGCGGCAGCAGAGGTACTGGATGTGCAGGTGGCGAAGGTATCTCGCTCAGTCAGTAAGGTTGAATCTCAGCTGGGCGTATCGATATTTAACCGAACTACAAGGCGAGTGGAGCTAACTGAAGAAGGACGCCAGTTTGTGGATTCCGTTCGGCTAGGTTTGCAGATGATTCAGAGCGCTGAAGAGGAGGTTGTATCGCGCGGTGAACTGCCAAAAGGCCGATTAAGAGTCGATGCAGCCAGCCCTTTTGTATTTCATCAGTTGGTGCCTTTGGTGCAATCATTTAATGAAGCTTATCCAGATATCGAGCTTGAGTTAACCTCTAACGAAGGTTTTGTTGACCTGTTAGAAAAGCGCACCGATGTCGCGATACGAATTGGTAAGTTAGCCGATTCAACACTCCATGCACGACGATTGGGTAAGAGTTTGTTGTATATGGTCGCTTCACCAGAGTATTTGGCGAAGCGTGGTATTCCACAGAAGGCAGACGATCTCAGCAGTCATCTTACGGTCGGTTTTTCGGATAATAAAGTGCTTAATCAATGGCCGTTGCCCAATCACCATTATATTGAACCAAACGTCAAAGCCAGCAGCGGTGAAACCATCAGGCAGTTAGTGTTAGCAGGAAATGGCATTGCGTGCTTGTCGGGCTTTATGGTGCAGCAAGATATCTCGGAAGGTCGGCTAGTTCCTGTATTGGAAAAAGTGAAATTGAATCATACAGATAGAGAACTGGTGAATGCGGTGTTCTACAAGTCGTCATCGGTATCCAAGCGTATCTCGGCGTTTATCGATTTTATACAGCCACGTTTAAAACTGTAA
- a CDS encoding dihydrofolate reductase family protein, with protein sequence MPSSCSISELKMSNIVFIGASLDGYIADKQGGLDWLHAIPNPESDDMGYNAHTDCIDALVMGRNTMDMVLSFGIDWPYSKPVYVLSNTLTEVPKELEGKVFLMKGELTQIIEDLNSKGMNNLYIDGGVTIQNFMKEDLIDELIISTIPVVLGGGSPLFGDLVSRLDFTLKGVTTYLDEIVQTHYLRKR encoded by the coding sequence ATGCCAAGTTCCTGTTCAATTTCGGAGTTAAAAATGTCAAATATTGTCTTTATCGGCGCGAGTCTTGATGGTTATATTGCAGACAAACAAGGTGGCCTAGATTGGTTACACGCGATCCCAAATCCAGAGAGCGATGACATGGGTTACAACGCCCATACTGATTGCATTGATGCTTTGGTCATGGGCCGTAACACGATGGATATGGTATTGAGTTTTGGTATTGATTGGCCTTACAGCAAACCGGTATATGTCCTGAGTAACACCTTGACGGAAGTGCCTAAGGAACTGGAAGGTAAAGTGTTCCTGATGAAGGGCGAGTTAACTCAGATCATCGAGGACCTGAACAGCAAAGGCATGAACAACCTTTACATTGATGGCGGCGTCACCATTCAAAATTTCATGAAAGAAGACCTGATTGACGAGCTGATCATCTCGACGATTCCTGTCGTTCTTGGTGGCGGATCGCCTTTGTTTGGTGACTTAGTCTCTCGTCTCGACTTTACACTGAAAGGCGTCACGACTTACCTTGATGAGATTGTACAAACTCACTACTTGCGTAAGCGTTAG
- a CDS encoding helix-turn-helix transcriptional regulator, producing MQISESSIPLDNGFNKSPSELEEEIREGLSEVGIEHVTLVIMSKNKSPVFKYIEGISDRISISKRVTEKLDCYLASASQEEKGQVYHGRDTIIENRIFDHEKLSIVESDLNFYSIYEDLSYRYEIVIIFHSIVALKPDEFRQLELICNITIAWANSWIAHHTMLLHWSRYSEPQTSHLAPNLTKSEFDVLELIIKGLTGSEVAQIRGVSKETVRTQIKSILHKTQCKNQNQLISRFSQGQWLMNYTARSTYT from the coding sequence ATGCAGATATCAGAAAGCTCTATTCCGTTAGATAATGGATTCAATAAATCCCCTTCTGAACTTGAAGAAGAAATTAGAGAAGGCCTCAGCGAAGTTGGGATTGAACATGTCACTTTAGTGATCATGTCAAAAAATAAAAGTCCTGTATTCAAATATATTGAAGGTATTAGTGATCGTATTTCAATCTCTAAGCGAGTCACCGAGAAGCTAGACTGTTACCTCGCCTCTGCTTCACAAGAGGAAAAAGGACAGGTATACCACGGCCGAGATACAATTATTGAAAACCGAATTTTTGACCATGAGAAACTATCAATAGTAGAGAGTGACCTTAACTTTTACTCCATCTATGAAGACCTTTCTTACCGTTACGAAATTGTGATCATTTTCCATAGCATCGTTGCCCTTAAGCCCGATGAATTTCGACAATTAGAACTCATCTGCAATATTACAATTGCTTGGGCAAACTCTTGGATAGCTCACCACACCATGTTGCTACATTGGAGTCGCTACTCTGAACCTCAAACCTCTCACCTAGCTCCTAACCTGACCAAGTCTGAATTCGACGTCTTAGAACTGATAATCAAAGGGTTAACGGGTTCAGAAGTGGCTCAAATTCGTGGTGTATCTAAGGAAACAGTAAGAACTCAAATCAAGAGTATTCTTCACAAAACTCAGTGCAAAAACCAAAATCAATTAATATCACGCTTTAGCCAAGGCCAGTGGTTGATGAACTATACAGCCCGTTCAACATACACGTAA
- a CDS encoding TetR/AcrR family transcriptional regulator encodes MTVKDQKRGRPKSGSSQLSADKILDTAKGMMREGGKVPSIRGLATELGVDAMAIYHYFKNKNDLLESITVSLVGEVAQPQQNQVWQENLYQLSVSYLSVLNDYRGLLETLLTMKSLGPVEVFSERFEAVMTPLNLTSEQTEDALHLLVDYLHGYALALNCNPDRTEITVEMVRKPLGLYCLGIEQLRAQ; translated from the coding sequence ATGACTGTCAAGGATCAAAAGCGAGGTCGACCAAAGAGTGGATCAAGCCAACTCAGCGCTGACAAGATCTTAGATACGGCAAAGGGCATGATGCGCGAAGGTGGCAAGGTTCCGAGTATTCGAGGGTTAGCGACAGAGCTCGGCGTGGATGCGATGGCGATATATCATTACTTCAAGAATAAAAATGATCTATTGGAATCGATCACTGTGTCGTTGGTCGGAGAAGTTGCGCAGCCTCAACAAAACCAAGTGTGGCAAGAGAACCTTTATCAGCTCAGCGTGAGTTATCTGTCGGTATTGAATGACTATCGTGGGTTGCTCGAAACCCTCTTAACGATGAAATCTCTTGGGCCTGTTGAGGTGTTTAGCGAGCGCTTTGAAGCGGTAATGACCCCGTTGAATCTCACATCAGAGCAAACCGAAGACGCCCTTCATTTACTGGTAGACTACCTGCATGGCTATGCGCTAGCACTCAACTGCAACCCTGATAGAACGGAAATTACGGTTGAGATGGTGAGAAAGCCGTTAGGCCTTTACTGCTTAGGTATCGAACAGCTGAGAGCGCAGTAA
- a CDS encoding fimbria/pilus periplasmic chaperone: MKTTILIFSLLLHHVAAFCYEITPMYQEMEEFGRKALTSYTINNTQDRSLPVEVVVYDVTYDETGEVLTLNEDSFLILPPQIMVNPLSSQKIRVRYIPSDALTTTKLYRIEFNELEVKGEEDKESKIKTLLSFSTLAFVSPNALEPTMKTSLKDNNIIVVENTSKVLVNLLQSVFELQTSDGKKDLPWNEIDTKTSGYLMPGAIAYYPIPKVLGNVTAVSIKQEK; the protein is encoded by the coding sequence ATGAAAACAACCATTTTAATTTTTAGCCTATTACTGCATCACGTCGCTGCCTTTTGCTATGAAATAACGCCTATGTACCAAGAGATGGAAGAGTTTGGCAGAAAAGCTCTCACGAGCTACACCATAAATAATACTCAAGACCGTTCACTTCCGGTCGAAGTGGTCGTATACGATGTGACCTATGACGAAACAGGAGAAGTCCTCACATTAAATGAAGACAGCTTTCTAATTCTTCCTCCTCAAATTATGGTCAACCCCTTAAGTTCACAAAAAATTCGGGTGCGCTATATCCCAAGTGATGCTCTCACTACAACAAAATTGTATCGAATTGAATTCAACGAATTAGAAGTGAAAGGCGAAGAAGATAAAGAAAGTAAAATCAAAACACTACTGAGTTTTTCAACCCTCGCCTTTGTCTCACCAAACGCCTTAGAACCAACAATGAAAACCTCGCTCAAAGACAACAATATCATCGTTGTTGAAAACACAAGTAAAGTGCTCGTCAACCTACTTCAATCAGTGTTCGAACTGCAGACCAGTGATGGAAAAAAAGATCTTCCTTGGAATGAGATTGATACCAAAACAAGTGGTTACCTAATGCCAGGAGCGATCGCTTATTACCCAATCCCAAAGGTTCTTGGCAATGTTACTGCCGTATCTATAAAGCAAGAAAAATAG
- a CDS encoding putative quinol monooxygenase — protein sequence MTQLTIIANIVANEDKIELVKAELLKLIDITRAEEGCINYDLHQDNENPAHFTFYENWTSRELWQTHMGNTHLAEYMAATEGCVASFTLNEMTKIA from the coding sequence ATGACTCAACTGACTATCATCGCAAACATCGTCGCTAACGAAGACAAAATTGAATTGGTTAAAGCAGAGCTACTAAAACTGATTGATATTACTCGCGCTGAAGAAGGTTGCATCAACTACGACCTACACCAAGACAACGAAAACCCTGCGCATTTCACTTTCTACGAAAACTGGACGTCTCGCGAACTTTGGCAAACACACATGGGTAATACTCACCTCGCTGAGTACATGGCTGCAACGGAAGGTTGTGTTGCGTCATTCACACTTAATGAGATGACGAAAATCGCTTAA